A genome region from Candidatus Cloacimonadota bacterium includes the following:
- a CDS encoding O-acetylhomoserine aminocarboxypropyltransferase/cysteine synthase — translation MSGKNGEFNDVPSGPGNRQRLRFETLQLHVGQEEPDPVTDARAVPIYLTASYVFKSCDHAARRFTLEDPGNIYGRLTNTTQEVFERRMAALEGGTAALAVSSGAAAITYVVQNLAGTGDHVVSSNAIYGGTYNCFAHTFVRHGITTTFVDPDDYEGFERAIRPNTKCLFVETIGNPNAQISDVERMADIAHRHGIPLVVDNTFATPYLFRPLEHGADIVVESATKFIGGHGTILGGVIIEGGGFDWEASGKFPVMTEPDPSYHGISFARDCAESPLCTRIRAILLRDTGACISPLHAFGFLQGLETLSLRVERHVENALRVVDFLKGHPNVDRVNHPSLPDHPNHALYGRYYPNGAGSIFTFEVKGGLEQAKKFSDSLRIFSLLANVADVKSLVIHPASTTHSQLTAAELEEQGIKPNTVRLSIGTEHIEDILADLDQALRASGD, via the coding sequence GTCGGGCAGGAGGAGCCCGATCCGGTCACGGACGCCCGGGCGGTCCCGATATACCTGACCGCATCCTACGTCTTCAAAAGCTGCGACCATGCCGCCAGGAGATTCACCCTGGAGGACCCGGGTAACATATACGGAAGGCTGACCAACACCACCCAGGAGGTCTTCGAGAGGAGGATGGCCGCACTGGAGGGCGGCACCGCCGCCCTGGCCGTGTCCTCCGGGGCCGCCGCCATAACCTATGTGGTACAGAACCTGGCGGGGACCGGGGACCATGTGGTGTCCTCCAACGCCATATACGGCGGTACGTACAACTGCTTCGCCCACACCTTCGTGAGGCACGGGATAACCACCACCTTCGTGGACCCCGACGACTATGAAGGGTTCGAGAGGGCCATAAGGCCGAACACCAAGTGCCTCTTCGTGGAGACGATCGGCAACCCCAACGCCCAGATAAGCGACGTCGAGAGGATGGCCGACATAGCCCACCGGCACGGGATACCCCTCGTGGTCGACAACACCTTCGCCACCCCCTATCTGTTCAGGCCCCTGGAGCACGGGGCGGACATCGTGGTGGAGTCCGCCACCAAGTTCATCGGGGGCCACGGGACCATACTGGGCGGCGTCATCATAGAGGGCGGCGGCTTCGACTGGGAGGCCAGCGGGAAGTTCCCCGTGATGACGGAGCCCGACCCCAGCTACCACGGCATAAGCTTCGCCAGGGACTGCGCGGAATCCCCGCTGTGCACCAGGATAAGGGCCATACTCCTCAGGGACACAGGCGCCTGCATATCCCCGCTCCACGCCTTCGGGTTCCTCCAGGGCCTGGAGACCCTCTCCCTCAGGGTGGAGAGGCATGTGGAGAACGCCCTCAGGGTGGTCGATTTCCTCAAGGGCCATCCCAACGTGGACAGGGTCAACCACCCCTCTCTGCCCGACCATCCCAACCACGCCCTGTACGGGAGGTACTACCCCAACGGGGCGGGATCGATCTTCACCTTCGAGGTCAAGGGCGGATTAGAGCAGGCCAAGAAGTTCAGCGACTCGCTGAGGATCTTCTCCCTGCTCGCCAACGTGGCCGACGTGAAGTCGCTGGTCATACACCCGGCGAGCACCACCCACTCCCAGCTGACAGCCGCCGAGCTGGAGGAGCAGGGTATAAAGCCGAACACCGTCCGCCTTTCCATCGGCACGGAGCACATAGAGGACATACTGGCGGATCTGGACCAGGCGCTGAGGGCCTCCGGGGACTGA